The genome window GTCACAGCAGGTAAAGTGGACTTCTCACTTCGCAGACTTTGGAGTAGGAAAAATGTTGcgttatttattgtttgttttcacTCAGGAAGGTCTTGGGGAGAAATTACCTGGGTAgataatgtgtctggaaaatgTGTAGCGTGAAGAGGACAGAAACCCAAAAACAGGGTCACTGTGccaaggaagctcctgggaaAGACTCCATGGCTTTCATTTTGATCGCTTTATTGGTTACTAAGTACTAACCCCAAGTCACAACATTGTGAAGAGTAAGATTATGGCAGTCGGGGGAGGGCacttagcttagcagttaagacacccacgtcccCTTCTGGAACAGCTGGGTtcacttcctggctctggctcctgactccggctccctgcgaatgcagaccctgagatgcagcgatgatggctcaagtaattaggatCCTGCTGCCCACACGGAAGACCCGGATTTaatcccctgctcctggcttcagttgaaggcaatggcaggcatttgggggttgaaccagcagataggatctgtgtgtgtgtgccccctagtctctctgcctctcaaaaaaagaagagtatgAGAGTGAATTTAAGTGATTTGTCCCCtcctgtttttctgtttgttgattTGTCACTGAGCTTCCTAATGACTGCCCTTTGCTCAGAGTTCagtataaactttaaaataattcatcGGAAAACTCTTGTTTATTCTCCCTTGCAAATATTCTTCACTTGCTCTTTTTATTTGGCATCTCCtcaaattctgttgttaaggtaaATTTTTTCCTGATGTCCAATTGTTCTAGGGAAACGAATTGAGCAATTTAATTGTATCAGACGCAGTTCATTCCAAGTGATCTGAGTTCAGAACAGAGCATTCAGGCTTCGCCTCCTGGCCCGTGCAGGATCTCTGTGGGAAGCTGCACTTCAGGCAGAGTTCTCCCTTCCTGCCATCCAAGCTGCGCATTTCCCCAGCTCTCCCGCCACCATGAAGGGGATCTTCTCAAAGCCCACCCTTGTTCTAGCCATCTCCGTGTGGGCTGCTTTTGCATCAGGTGAGTGGCTTCTCCCGGATCTGTGGTGGTACCAGAATAAAGGGGAAATCAGCTAGAGACATGCCAGTCAGTTGTGTTTCATGCTAATTCCTCATGTTACAGACGTAGAAACTAAAGTCCAGAGAAAAGATTCATACAATAGTGTTAGCTTTACAACTGGGAGTCAAATCCAAACCTTCCAAATCCAGGACTGCTGAGGCTTCCAAAAAGCCAGGTTACCATCCAGGACATTCGTATCTTAGAAATGGGGTGCAGGCAgggtggctcagtaggttaaagccctggcctgaagcactggcatcccatatgggtaccggttcaagtcctggctgctccatttctgatccaaccccctgttatggcctgggaaacagtaaaagatggcccaagtctgtgggcccctgaactcaagtgggagacgcagaagaacgtcctggctcctggcttcagttgggcccagctccagccattgcagccatttggggagtgaaccagtggatagaagacctctctcggccagcgccgcggctcactaggctaatcctccgcctagcggcgccggcacaccgggttctagtcccggtcggggcgccggattctgtcccggttgcccctcttccaggccagctctctgctgtggccagggagtgcagtggaggatggcccaggtgcttgggccctgcaccccatgggagaccaggaaaagcacctggctcctggctcctgccatcggatcagcgcggtgcgccggccgcagcgcgctggccgcggcggccattggagggtgaaccaacggcaaaggaagacctttctctctgtctctctctctcactgtccactctgcctgtcaaaaaaaaaaaaaaaaaaaagaagacctctctctctgtctgcctctctgtaactctgcctttcaaataaatacataaatcttaaaaaaataaaataaatctcagaaatGCCCACTATGACCGCCTGTAGGCTTAGTATCACAAATCCAGAAAGGACTTCTTTTGGCTATGAGCAAACACTCTCAGGTGCTCCTCTGGTTAATGGGCAGTGTCGGCGACCATGGTGCTCATGGTTGATGTGCAGGTGTGCTCTGTGGGCCTCAGCATCTTCTTCCATTCTGAAATTTCCACACTGAaattctttctcatctctctttgATATCTTACTCTCCATtagcttgctctctcactctttttttccCAAGCTTCTCACATCTTAAGACATAGGAAAACTCAGAATTGTTCTTCACGCCTCTTGTAcctgaagagaaaaacaaaagaggtCTTCCTCTTCGTCCCCGTCACTCTCTTCTGGAGGGGTCCAGGTGGATTTCCTGCTTGCTCAGCATCCCCTCCGTCCTCCGAGCATGCCCACCGGCCTGGGCTCCCCACGGGCACACCAGGCACCAGGCACACCATGACTCAGCTGCTCCGTCTCCCCGACAGTCACTCTCTGAGTTGGCCCTCTGTGTGCCCTTTTCCAATAGTCAGGTTTAACCAAGGGAACACTCCACACATCCCACAAACCCACACGGGTCTCCGTCTCCGTGAAGGGTCTCATTGCTGTCCCCTGAGAATACCTGTATCTTCTCCTCTGTTCCCTGGCACCCAGCCCATCCTCCAGGCTGCTACAATGGGTGTCTTTTTTTAGTGCAAATCTTATCTTAGTTCTGCTAAACCTAAAAGCCTTTGTGACATAAGGGGTCTTcataatgttcatgaaaaatgtgggCCATGGATAAAcgatgcatggattttaatttttttttgcactgaagtaaacatgtattttaatctcatttttccttgtacttcttgaagtacccttgtatagcCCCTACTACTGTCCAGGGCTTCCCAGCtcccattttaatctttttttttttcagaaatatttagtgactttctttaaaggtttattgcATTTATCTTGGaagtcagaggtagagagagagagagagactgaaagagaaagagctgttccatctgctggttaattccccaaatgaccacaatggccagggctgggccaggctgaagccaggagccaggagcttctcccaagcagatgcaggggccgaaggccaccttccactgctttccaaggcatattggcaggaagctggatcaaagtggagcagctaggacatgagctggtgcccatatgggatgctggcatcacgggtggtggctttacctgctttaccacaaTACTGCCcctccatttatttatatatctaataactatatgaaggtatttcaaaatgtttgtgggggaattggaattaaaagacaagcttgtttttgtggaaaaatattgaaatccatgcagagttttttcataacactcaattaccatgaacttttttgaagacctctcaaatAACGTGTGCTAACATTGTAGACACTGCTTCTGTGGCAGGAGTGGTCTCTGCCCTCACACTGTGCCCTACCAGGGATGGCAGATACACAGACACCACAGTCCACCAAGTTTTAACATGCACTTTGAGAAGTGCTTTAAAAGGTAAGAATAGGGAGAGTCTGCAGCACTTAAGCTGGATCTCACATTCTCACCCCCTGCCCAGCTCAGCAGGATGGGACCTCCACACTGGGCAGGTGTGGCCAGGAAGGtgagcctctgtctctccctagctTATAGCTCAGGACAAAGATTTCTCCCTGGGAGAGGAAGGTCACCAATGTTTTTCATGGCTCCACTCCAGCTCCGTATTACTGAAGCTACGTTCCAGGAGAGCAAGGCCAAGGGGCTCTGCTTCTCCATTGCTTCCATTCTGCCCCAGGTGAGAACAGTGGGTTCATGGCAGCTGGCTTGTAGGTTGGAGGTTCCACACTGGGAGGAAACAAGCCGAGAGGATCAGAGGCCACTGCCTCTGCACAGTGTCCTGCACGTAAAGCGGATGACAGAGGTAAGCAGGCCACCGTCCAGAGCAGCAGAGACATTTTCCTGGGACGAAGAGGCAAGCATAAGGACAGAGAGCTCCAGAGACTTCTGCAAGGAAGACTACAGAGTTATTGCAGAAGAGAAGGTGACTCTGCGTTTGGAATAGAATGGGAAAATCCAAGCCCGAGGGCCTGTCAAAACTGCCAGATTTGGTTGGTTGGCAGTGACAAGGAAGCAGGTGGCTCTGTGAGAACAGccagtgctttcccagagagaaataaagactGCTGTGAAGAACTCCCTGGGGGTCAGAGCAAACCTCAAAAGCTGGTCCTAAAACCACACTGTAAAGGGGGGAGCAGGTGTCGAATTTTAATTGGATCACACTGTGGAGTAATTTATGCCTTTGAggattttcttaaaagaaatttgatttgtaaaaaaaaatttgaagttacctacttgaaagggagaatggcagagagagaggaaaagaccttccatctgctggttcactctccaaatgcccacaacaacagggttggaccagtccaaagccaggaaccaggaaatccaaccaggtctctcttgtgggaggcagaggcccaagtacttgtgtcaccAGAGAAAAGCCATGggttcttgtctttttttttttttttttttttttttttttttttttttttgacaggcagagtggacagtgagagagagagacggagagaaaggtcttccttttgccgttggttcacactccaatggctgctgcagccggcacatcgcgctgatccgaaggcaggagccaggtgcttctcctggtctcccatgtgggtgcagggcccaaggacctgggcgatcctccactgcctccctgggccatagcagagagctggcctggaagaggggcaactgggacagaatccggtgccccgaccgggactagaacccggtgtgccggtgccacaggcagaggattagcctattgcgccacggcgccagcctgggtTCTtatcttcacgcaagaaagaattcaggtgtgagacagagagcaaagtaatAAGATTGTATTGGGGACAGGGCACctgtcagaatggaagggatagggagagagtgcccagtcactgggACCGGGGGAGAGTGAgattacatggttgaatggagagaatacacctgggcaggccaggctgggcgggctcagcagagagcagagggctgagcgagcagtctttgtttagactcccagtttttaagggagtctctttactcctcccccttctcctttaGGGTAAAGCATTttgcaaattcctccccaggtttgctgcagCTGAGgggccccatgttatcaggtcaggtaacccctttggtcctgaggagagagaattctcctgggagctttccttggaagaagggctgggaccacctggcaggttatcagggtctgggcaggactttgaggtgcaaaatgctgggcttctggggcttcctCAGCAGATGCCCCTctcaggcccctctcacacaaagaggctaatttctaacttcctatcTAACACCTggttcactgcctcccaggcaccttagcaggactcagactggcactctgatatgagatgcaggcatcccaagtggcagtttaacccactgagacACAACTCCTGTCCCTCAGCACCTCTGAGAAGTGTTGGAAACAGCAGAGCAGTCATCTAGCAATTACCAGGACTTAACAGTAAtcgggccggtgccatggctcacttggttaatcctctgcctgtggcgccggcgtcccatatgggcgccgggttctaatccaagttgctcctcttccagtccagctctctgggactggcagtggaggatggcccaagtgtttggaccctgcgcccacatgggagaccaggaggaagcacctggctcctggcttcagatcggcgcagcgcaccggctgtagcggccattttgggggggtgaaccaacggaaggaagacctttctctttgtctctctctctctcactgtctataattctacctgtcagtAATAGGAGTGGAAGGGGAAATTGTTGGGAGGTGGGCACAAGTGACCACTAATGGGTACAGAATTACTTCTTGGATAATgacaattttctaatttttgtggTGATTATGCTGATGACTGATGTAAATATACTAAGTACCAATGGactgtatgtatattttaaatagatgAAGTCTAtgatatatgaattatatctgAATAAAACTGATGTGTAGGGCAGGCATTTTggttcagtggattaagccactacttagggccatccatatcccatatccaagtacaggttcaagtcccagcacctctgctttcaatccagcttcttttTTGATAcacttgggaggcaacagatgttggctcaagtgtccaggctcctgccacctacatgggaaacctggatagagccctgagctcctggctttggcttggcccagtcctggctattgtgggcatctggggagtaaactagcacatggaagatctctctttttgtctctgtgtgtgtctctctctgcctttaagcagataaaaaataaataattgttaaaaataataaactatgcTTATAACATAGCTAATAGTATagcatatatactatatattataaaaGAAGATAATGTGtcattattatattattacaCAAATACTTATATACAGCACTGATATAACCGCAAAGACTGCCTTGGAGTGAAGATGTTAGCCAAGTTAGCTTTAATGAACGTCTTCAGGCATTCCCAATCCAGCTACTCCATGGTAATCTGTAACTCAGCGCATGCTTTCTAAAAACAGCTTCAGGGATCACTGTGGCTGTCATTCACCCATGACAGGCAAGGGCCAGCATTCAGATCCACAGAGGGTGAGGGGCACAAGGTTCCTGATTCTACATGAGTGCCAGCGCCTCCCTCATCCTACCTCTTCCCTgaaggcagaagacagagaaGCATCCCCTCCATGTGTGCTTTGTCTTCCAGATTTCCCTCTTCCATTGGACTCCAAGGAAGCTCACCTAGAAGAGACAAAGGTGAGCTCTGTTTCCTTGCAGAGAGTTCTGGTTttggtcccagccccagctcctccttcTGGCAGGTGGGGGACAGAGGAGACTTGCATGGGAATGACACAACCATGGAAGCTGAGTCACCAAGTACCTGTAGCACATTTTATATGTTCCTGATCCCTCTTCCTGTGCGTTATCCCAGTCAGCTCCTACAACTCTCCTGTGGATAGAAGGTAAGGATTTTGCACCACCAAATGGATGACCAGGTCCCAGCTCAAATTCAGGTTGGTCCTACATTGCAGTGGACACTCTTTCATTCATAGTGTGCCTGGCCACATATCCCTCCTCCTTCATACCAAGACCCTATGATCTGTCAGCCCCATCCTATGTCCTACCCCGCTGTGATCAGTTTTGAGCTGCTGCCATCTGAGGCATCACATATGATAAGCACTCAGCCATGTTCATGAGAACGTCTAACTTTGAGAGACATTTCCTACTTTTGCTACCTACCAATCACATTTTGTGGTTGGTAGGGTCAAGGGTTTTCATCTTTTGcaaacatttcttttcaaatctatttttaaaatgatttagttgtttatttgaaaggcagaattacagagagaaagaaaaggtgagagacacagagagagagagagagagagagagagagaaatagaatgcttccatctgctgattcactccccagatggctgcaacagccggagctgggctggtctgaagccaggagctgggagcctcctctggatcccatacgggtgcagggacacaaacactgaGTCATCCTCCACAAccttcccagtccattagcagggagctggatcagaagtagagcagccaggacttgaactgctgcccatgtgggaggccagtgccacacagccatgccacaacaccagtatccttcgtcttttttttttttatttgtttatttatttgaaagggagagagagagagagaaagagagagagagagagaatatcttccaatcttccatccactggttaactgcccaaatggccacaatggccgggacactccacaaatgtctccaacagctggggctgggccaggccaaagccaggaaccaggaactccatctagctctcccatgtgggtggcagggacccaagtatttgggccatcttctgctgctttcccaggcacattagtagggaactagattggaagcagagcagctgggacttgaactagcactacGATATGCGATGAGGGATCACAAActacagtttaacctgctgtgccacaacaccagccccagattttcATCTTAATAAGGAATTTACGTGGGACTAGGGAGTGCACAGATTACATATAATCTTACAATTATATACACCTTGGTGGTGCTAAGTGCCAGGATCCAACATAGGCTTCTAAAGGCCATTCTCCCAACTCCCCGTGTGCTGctccttcctccaccctctcccctgGCTCCTAGCGCTGATAATGGTCCAAGGGCCCAGGGGACGGGGTCTGAAGCAGTGGTCTGTGTCTCACCTTCAGGCTGAATGCATGAAGAACATAAACAGGTGCTGGCTTTTGTCCTACTTCCAGCCTAGTGAGCTCATATGTGGCAGTGACCGGGTCACCTATAGTGGAGAGTGCCACCTCTGCTTCAAAATCCTGTAAGTACGACCTTCTTCTTCCATGTCTCAGCCCAGGAACCTAACATAGGCCAACTCAGGGTGACATCCTCATCCCACTTCCTGCGTCATCCAGGTGAATCTTCCCCTCCAGAGACTCCTGCATTTCTTCCACCCTGCCCTGTTTTTCCGAAAGGTTTATGGGACCCTTTCAGACCTTGCAGAGGCAGGGAGCCACTGAGGTGAGGGACCAAGTGGAGGGATCTCAGCAGCAGTAGCTGGCATCCAGATCATGTGTCCATAGaatgcccagcccccagccaggcctggTGAAGCATCTTCCCAGCTAGTGGTTCACTGAGCTTTGAATGGCATTATTCCTCAACACATGTTCCTTTAGTTGTCAGCACAGTATGTGGTTTAGTCTTTGGGCCCATCATGTGTTAGAAGCTTTGGGTGCCACCCTAGTAAAATGCCAACTGTTTTGGCCCAGTGTGAGTGGGGAGACACAAAGGTTTGCATCCAGGAAGCTCCTTAGGAGGGAGCTTTCTTCTTTAAGAAGGAAATTCACACTCTTGCCTAGCTAACTTTTAGAGAGTAGGTCCagtatcttaaaagaaaaaagcaaaaacacagagATCAAACtcttgtctctctccccttcctcctcctggcttTTCCCCAAGAGAAGGAACAATAATCTTTTTGACTGGAATGGGAAACATTTGGCTGGGCATAATTggacttcttttattttattttattttatttgcattcctTGCTACAAACACTAAAACACAAACTAGAAATCATAAGAGTTGTgaatgccggccggcgccgcggctcactaggctaatcctccgcctagcggcgccggcacaccgggttctagtcccggtcggggcgccggattctgtcccggttgcccctcttccaggccagctctctgctgtggccagggagtgcagtggaggatggcccaggtgcttgggccctgcaccccatgggagaccaggaaaagcacctggctcctggctcctgccatcggatcagcgcggtgcgccggccgcagcgcgccggccgcggcggccattggagggtgaaccaacggcaaaggaagacctttctctctgtctctctctctcactgtccactctgcctgtcaaaaaaaaaaaaaaaaatgttacgtttccctttcccttaaaaaaaaaaaagagttgtgaaTGCCAGTCTCAATTGCTGGCACAGACACCTGGCAATCAGAACATACAGCCTGGGGACCCCCAGCACCTCAGACTCAAAGGCCACCAGAGGCAGGAGATGCCTGAGAGAGGGCCTCCGAAGAGCTCCCTTTCActacaaagaaaacacacacacacacacacaaactgtacTTAGCAGTTGTCCTGAGGATAACAAGAAAAATTTTAACTTGTACCAATCTAATTTGTGTTAATGCTAACTTAATTACAGAGTATTGTTTTCATGGAGGAAAGACTCCCAAGGGCCTTCCTTCTCCATCTGTACAGCTAGCCCTGCCCAAAGCTCCCTTTCCAATGAAGACATCAAAGCCAGAGAGGAGTGACTTGCCAAAGGTCTCATAGCTATCAACGGGCTGAAatggatatatatatttttttcaattgaGATGAAATTCAGATGACACAAAATTAATTACTGTAAAGTGAACAAATCAGTGGCAATTGTCTCCTATACACTGATGTTCCAAagctaatgctttcccaggccagctagggagtgccagccccaataaataatttttttttttttttgacaggcagagtggacagtgagagagagagacagagagaaaggtcttcctttgccgttggttcaccctccaatggccgccgcggctggcgcgctgcggccgacgcaccgcgctgatccgatggcaggagccaggagccaggtgcttttcctggtctcccatggggtgcagggcccaagcacctgggccatcctccactgcactccctggccacagcagagagctggcctggaagaggggcgaccaggacagaatccggcgccccgaccgggactagaacccggtgtgccggcgccgctaggcggaggattagcctagtgagccgtggcgccggcctaaatcttttttttttaaagatcactaTTAGCAGAATGTTTTCTCCTCAAACTCACGCAAAGATTATGAGGTAAAATTCTGTTATATTATTTGccccagaaggaaaaaaataatttcagaatattttctttcagatttgatgGGCTTAACGTAACTAAACTGCACGATGGATCATGTGTAAGTAAAGTcacttttacttttcattttcagAACTAAGATATATTTAAGAACTcattgtagccggcgccgcggctcactaggctaatcctccgcctagcggcgttggcacaccaggttctagtcccggtcggggcaccggattctgtcccggttgcccctcttccaggccagctctctgctgtggccagggagtgcagtggaggatggcccaggtgcttgggccctgcaccccatgggagaccaggagaagcacctggctcctggcttcggatcagcgcggtgcaccggccgcagcgtgccggccatggcagccattggagggtgaaccaacggcaaaaggaagacccttctctctatctctctctctcactgtccactctgcctgtcaaaaaaaaaaaaaaaaaaaaaaaaaaaccacctcattGTTGTAGAGAATTTTAAtgttatgaaaaatttaaaacatataaaagtAGACACAATAATATGCATAATGAACCTCATATCCCTACCACATAGATTCAATACATTGTAAAGTTTCTGCCCATTTCcttcctctgttcttttttttctctattgtcTTTGATGAAGTTTATTAACCCAAGTGTCAGGTATCACGTCAGACACTCCTACATGCTCCAGAATGTACCTTTAAGAAATAAGCCAGCTTCCTTAACACTCACAATATTGTTATTACACTGAATACACCTCATATCCAGAAGACACATGTTTTGACCTAATAATCCAACAGTAAAGGACATCTGTTCTACCCTCTCTTGTTCTTCTCATGCCCAGTATCTGAGATAATGACAAAAAACCCTCATTGGAATGTGAACAGTTATTCTGAAACTGAATGGAGCAGAGCTTTCGTCAGTCCTAGGTCTAGATGCTGTGTCACTGACGTTGGGGCCATTGGATCCAAGCAAGAATATCTGATGCCACTGAGCTATTTATGGCTTGATGAGGCCTGGCAATAGGACTGGGACAAGTCCTTgcagaagaggaaaataaagtAAAGCAGGACAATTATATCTAATTTAGTAATAATTATATCACAATATCCTCCGATACAATCTCCATCATGAGTTCATATGCTCATCTGATTCTCAAAGCAGCATACGTGGTACTCCCTTAGGAAAGGTCCAGACATTGAATGTTTCTGTACccattaaagagaaatcagaaggaCTGCTATGCATGTTCATTTGGGGTAACTATAAAGAGAACTCACATGACTCCTACCCCGTCAGAGTCTCGTTGACATGGgctaatttataaaaaattctgAATTCCCTCCTCTCACATTTGGACCCACCTCAATCCTTAGCCCTTATCAAATGCACCACTAGCCTTACGTCTGTTTCAAACTCTTAGTGTCAAAGGgatgttttgagaggcagaattacagagggagagacagagagaaaggtcttccatctgctggttcactccccaaatggctgcaaccaccagagctgggccaatccaaagtcaggagccaggagcttcttccaggtctaccacatgcaTGCatgggtctaagcacttgggccatcttccactgttcttccagaccacaagcagagagctggatcggaagtggaacagccggaacttgaaccagcgcccatatgggatgccgacactgcaggcggatgctaaacttactacgccacagtgtcagatACTTTTAAACTTGGGATACCTACAGAATGATGTCCAGAGTGTGCCAAGGGTCACTCATGTGCTAAAGTGCACATAGAGATTTGATAAAAAATGCTTCTGTGCTCATATGCATGCATACATGATTTCACTAAGAGCCAGCCTTAGTGAAAAACGGGTGGAACTACAATGGGCTCCTGGTCACTCCCTAAAATCAGTCCTAGAGAAACAACTGAAATTTGAGGGAAGCAGTGATTccagaagaaaaaagggagaaaggtagagggaaagaaacagaggcagagaagagaaggaagaggacaaggagaagaagaggaagaggaaggggaggaagaaacaTGAGACCACTCTTGGGGAGACAGAAGGCTATCGTGAACTGACCTGGGCTTGGTGGAGGGGCTGCAGCCTTGAGGGAGGGCAG of Oryctolagus cuniculus chromosome 10, mOryCun1.1, whole genome shotgun sequence contains these proteins:
- the SPINK8 gene encoding serine protease inhibitor Kazal-type 8 isoform X1; translated protein: MKGIFSKPTLVLAISVWAAFASDFPLPLDSKEAHLEETKAECMKNINRCWLLSYFQPSELICGSDRVTYSGECHLCFKILKIPEFTMKNNLNLQMTNCIPFREF
- the SPINK8 gene encoding serine protease inhibitor Kazal-type 8 isoform X2, with translation MKGIFSKPTLVLAISVWAAFASDFPLPLDSKEAHLEETKAECMKNINRCWLLSYFQPSELICGSDRVTYSGECHLCFKILFDGLNVTKLHDGSCENP